From Capra hircus breed San Clemente chromosome 1, ASM170441v1, whole genome shotgun sequence, the proteins below share one genomic window:
- the ZBTB38 gene encoding zinc finger and BTB domain-containing protein 38, whose protein sequence is MTVMSLSRDLKDNLHSDTVLSILNEQRIRGILCDVTIIVEDTKFKAHSNVLAASSLYFKNIFWSHTICISSHVLELDDLKAEVFTEILNYIYSSTVVVKRQETVTDLAAAGKKLGISFLEDLTDRNFSNSPGPYVFCITEKGVVKEEKNEKRHEEPAITNGPRITNAFSIIETENSNNMFSPLDLRASFKKVSDSMRNTSLCLERTDVCHEVEPVRTLAEHSYAVSAVSSVAEAYRSQPAREQDSSSPAKTGKENTEAVAAKPKTCRKPKTLSVPQESDSTPENIPPPPTSNLEVRQEESPQPAAVLSLSKSPSHNEGEVQFPRAEENKSSDVPGPPAAEVPPLVYNCSCCSKSFESSTLLSAHMQLHKPTQEPLVCRHCNKQFSTVNRLDRHEQICMRSSHMPAAGGNQRFLENYPTIGQNGSSFTGPEPLLAENRIGDFSSPGSTLPETEHMVKFVNGQMLYSCVVCKRSYVTLSSLRRHANVHSWRRTYPCHYCNKVFALAEYRTRHEIWHTGERRYQCIFCLETFMTYYILKNHQKSFHAIDHRLSISKKTANGGLKPSVYPYKLYRLLPMKCKRAPYKSYRHSSYENARENSQLNEPAPGPYVIQNPHSSELPTLNFQDSVNTLTNSPAIPLETPARQDVPTSASIQNAEGTKWGERGELKVDMDNNFYSTEVSVSSTENAVSSDPRSGDVPVLAVSNGSENSTSVISYSGSAPSVIVHSSQFSSVIMHSNAIAAMTSRNPRGAPSDQTVSQTPKEDGKPTEPDKVGRAISRPKSMKEKKKAGPCSRGEIPEESKFTADPGGSLGKTTNTIKETSKIETYIAKPALPGTSTNSNVAPLCQITVKIGNEAIVKRHILGSKLFYKRGRRPKYQTPEETLPQESDQEANGDNPLGLCQSECMEMNEMFDDASDQDSTDKPWRPYYNYKPKKKSRQLRKMRKANWRKEHENRSPSGKCRYPADLDCAVGKAPQEKAFEEEENKEMPKLQCELCDDGDKASGAGSQGRPHRHLTARPYACELCAKQFQSPSTLKMHMRCHTGEKPYQCKTCGRCFSVHGNLQKHERIHLGVKEFVCQYCNKAFTLNETLKIHERIHTGEKRYHCQFCFQSFLYLSTKRNHEQRHIREHNGKGYACFQCPKICKTAAALGMHQKKHLFKSPSQQEKVEGDIGQENSSPLENPHFIDSEGTDQKDNVQTVVDNVL, encoded by the coding sequence ATGACAGTCATGTCCCTTTCCAGGGACCTCAAGGACAACTTACACAGCGACACAGTGCTCTCCATCTTAAACGAGCAGCGCATTCGGGGCATTTTGTGTGATGTCACTATCATTGTGGAAGACACCAAGTTTAAAGCCCACAGCAATGTTCTGGCTGCTTCAAGCCTTTATTTCAAAAACATCTTTTGGAGCCATACCATCTGTATTTCCAGCCACGTCCTGGAACTGGATGATCTCAAAGCTGAAGTGTTTACAGAAATTCTCAATTATATCTACAGCTCCACAGTCGTTGTCAAGAGACAGGAAACTGTCACTGATCTTGCAGCTGCTGGGAAAAAGCTGGGAATATCCTTCTTGGAAGATCTTACTGATCGCAACTTCTCCAATTCTCCGGGTCCCTATGTATTCTGCATTACCGAGAAGGGAGtggttaaggaagaaaaaaatgaaaaaagacatgAAGAACCAGCCATCACTAACGGGCCAAGGATCACAAATGCATTTTCCATCATCGAAACAGAAAACAGTAATAACATGTTCTCTCCACTGGACTTGAGAGCAAGTTTCAAAAAGGTCTCCGACTCCATGAGAAACACCAGCCTCTGCCTGGAGAGGACTGACGTCTGCCACGAGGTGGAGCCCGTGCGCACCCTGGCTGAGCACTCCTACGCCGTGTCTGCCGTGTCTTCCGTGGCTGAGGCTTACAGAAGTCAGCCTGCCCGAGAACAGGACAGCAGTTCACCTGCGAAAACAGGGAAGGAGAACACTGAAGCTGTTGCAGCAAAACCGAAAACATGCCGAAAGCCAAAGACACTCTCCGTACCCCAGGAATCAGATTCCACTCCAGAAAATATACCACCCCCTCCAACAAGCAACTTGGAGGTGCGTCAAGAAGAAAGTCCACAGCCAGCAGCAGTTCTTTCCCTTTCAAAATCTCCCAGCCACAACGAAGGAGAGGTCCAGTTTCCCAGGGCGGAGGAAAATAAATCCTCTGATGTCCCTGGGCCACCAGCCGCCGAGGTGCCGCCTCTCGTTTACAACTGCAGCTGTTGTTCCAAATCTTTCGAGAGCAGCACTTTGCTCAGCGCCCACATGCAGCTTCACAAGCCGACCCAGGAGCCCCTGGTGTGCAGGCACTGCAACAAGCAGTTCAGCACCGTCAACAGGCTGGATCGGCATGAGCAGATCTGCATGAGGTCAAGCCACATGCCCGCTGCTGGAGGGAATCAGCGCTTCTTAGAAAACTATCCCACCATCGGGCAGAACGGAAGTTCATTCACAGGCCCAGAACCTTTATTAGCTGAGAATAGGATTGGTGACTTTTCCAGTCCCGGGAGTACGCTGCCAGAAACAGAACACATGGTTAAGTTTGTTAATGGGCAAATGCTCTACAGCTGCGTGGTGTGCAAACGCAGTTATGTGACTTTATCCAGCCTCCGAAGACATGCAAATGTTcactcctggaggagaacatatcCTTGCCATTACTGCAACAAAGTGTTTGCCTTGGCTGAGTACAGGACAAGACACGAGATTTGGCACACAGGGGAAAGGCGGTATCAGTGCATTTTCTGCCTGGAGACATTTATGACCTACTATATACTCAAAAACCACCAGAAGTCTTTCCATGCCATTGATCATAGACTTTCCATCAGTAAAAAAACAGCAAATGGAGGCTTGAAGCCTAGTGTCTATCCATATAAACTTTACAGGCTCCTGCCCATGAAATGCAAGAGGGCTCCTTACAAGAGCTACCGACATTCTTCCTATGAAAATGCTCGAGAAAACAGTCAGCTGAATGAGCCTGCACCTGGTCCCTATGTTATTCAGAATCCACACAGCTCTGAATTACCTACCCTGAATTTTCAGGACAGTGTAAACACCTTGACCAACAGTCCAGCCATCCCATTGGAAACACCAGCACGTCAGGACGTGCCCACTTCGGCCAGTATACAAAACGCAGAGGGTACCAAATGGGGCGAGAGGGGAGAGTTAAAAGTGGATATGGACAATAACTTTTATTCCACAGAGGTGTCGGTTTCTTCCACTGAAAATGCTGTCAGTTCAGACCCCCGGTCAGGGGATGTGCCCGTTCTGGCTGTGAGTAACGGCAGTGAGAACTCCACCTCTGTGATCAGCTACAGTGGCTCAGCCCCCTCGGTCATCGTGCACAGCAGCCAGTTTTCATCGGTGATAATGCACAGCAATGCCATTGCTGCCATGACCAGCCGCAACCCTAGAGGAGCCCCTTCAGACCAGACTGTCAGTCAGACCCCAAAAGAGGATGGCAAGCCCACCGAGCCAGACAAAGTTGGGAGGGCCATCAGCAGACCCAAGAgcatgaaggagaaaaagaaagccgGCCCATGTAGCAGGGGAGAAATACCAGAGGAGTCCAAATTCACTGCTGACCCTGGAGGCTCACTGGGCAAAACTACAAATACCATCAAAGAAACGAGTAAAATTGAAACCTACATCGCAAAGCCCGCTCTCCCGGGAACCTCCACAAACAGCAACGTCGCACCCCTTTGTCAAATAACGGTGAAAATCGGGAACGAAGCCATTGTGAAGAGGCACATCCTCGGCTCTAAACTGTTCTATAAGAGAGGGCGGAGACCCAAGTATCAAACACCGGAGGAGACGCTGCCCCAGGAGAGCGACCAGGAAGCCAATGGAGACAACCCTCTCGGGCTCTGCCAGTCCGAGTGCATGGAGATGAACGAGATGTTTGACGATGCCAGTGACCAGGATTCCACGGACAAACCATGGCGCCCTTACTACAACTACAAACCCAAGAAGAAATCCAGACAGTTGAGAAAAATGAGGAAGGCCAACTGGAGGAAGGAGCACGAAAACAGGAGCCCGAGCGGTAAGTGTAGATACCCGGCCGACCTGGACTGTGCGGTGGGCAAGGCTCCGCAGGAGAAGGCCTTCGaggaagaggaaaacaaagagatGCCTAAGCTGCAGTGTGAACTCTGCGACGACGGAGACAAAGCCTCAGGGGCCGGGAGCCAAGGGAGGCCCCACCGGCATCTCACGGCCCGGCCTTACGCGTGCGAGCTCTGCGCCAAGCAGTTTCAGAGCCCCTCCACCCTCAAGATGCACATGCGGTGCCACACGGGAGAGAAGCCGTACCAGTGCAAGACCTGCGGCCGGTGCTTCTCCGTGCACGGCAACCTCCAGAAGCACGAGCGCATCCACCTGGGCGTGAAGGAGTTCGTCTGTCAATACTGCAACAAGGCCTTCACGTTGAACGAGACCCTCAAAATCCACGAGAGGATCCACACGGGAGAAAAACGATACCACTGTCAGTTCTGCTTTCAAAGTTTTTTGTATCTGTCCACGAAAAGGAATCACGAGCAGAGGCATATCAGGGAGCATAACGGGAAGGGCTATGCCTGCTTCCAGTGCCCCAAAATTTGCAAAACAGCTGCTGCCCTGGGAATGCACCAGAAGAAACACTTGTTCAAAAGCCCCAGTCAGCAGGAGAAAGTGGAAGGTGACATAGGCCAGGAAAACTCCAGtcccctggagaatccacatTTCATTGATTCGGAAGGCACTGACCAAAAGGATAATGTACAAACCGTTGTTGATAATGTCCTTTGA